One Actinomyces marmotae DNA window includes the following coding sequences:
- a CDS encoding DUF1972 domain-containing protein has product MIGTRGVPARYGGFETAIEEVGRRLAAKGHKVLVYCRNPEPGTPLPERYLGMRLVELPAMRKRSLETLSHTALSTVHLLRRAHPDAAIVFNAANSPFLPALRAARIPVATHVDGLEWQRGKWGPTGKRYYRAAEALAVRYSDALIADAQGIADYYDTEFHAPTDLIAYGAPRIHAGTDRLAELGLEAGRFHLVVARFEVENHVDVAVEGYAASSAEHPLVVVGSAPYANEYTERIHSLADDRVRLLGGLWDQELLDQLYGGAAVYLHGHSVGGTNPSLLRAIGAGAAVDAFDVSFNREVLGPAGRYWTTAGDVRALIESAESDPAGTAARGELSRERAERYDWDAVADSYEALCRRLAIGGPVHHRPSGRRTGAFPA; this is encoded by the coding sequence ATGATCGGCACCCGCGGGGTGCCCGCCCGGTACGGGGGCTTCGAGACCGCCATCGAGGAGGTCGGCAGGCGCCTGGCCGCCAAGGGGCACAAGGTTCTCGTCTACTGCCGCAACCCCGAGCCCGGCACGCCCCTGCCCGAGAGGTACCTCGGCATGCGCCTCGTGGAGCTGCCCGCCATGCGCAAGCGCAGCCTTGAGACCCTCTCCCACACGGCCCTAAGCACCGTCCACCTCCTGCGCCGCGCACACCCCGACGCCGCCATCGTCTTCAACGCCGCCAACTCCCCCTTCCTGCCCGCCCTGCGCGCCGCCCGCATCCCGGTGGCCACGCATGTGGACGGCCTGGAGTGGCAGCGCGGCAAGTGGGGCCCCACCGGCAAGCGCTACTACCGGGCGGCCGAGGCCCTGGCCGTGCGCTACTCGGACGCGCTCATCGCCGACGCCCAGGGCATCGCCGACTACTACGACACCGAGTTCCACGCCCCCACCGACCTCATCGCCTACGGCGCCCCGCGCATCCACGCCGGCACCGACCGCCTGGCCGAGTTGGGCCTTGAGGCCGGCCGTTTCCACCTGGTGGTCGCCCGCTTCGAGGTGGAGAACCACGTGGATGTCGCGGTCGAGGGCTACGCGGCCTCCAGTGCCGAGCACCCGCTCGTCGTCGTCGGCTCAGCGCCCTACGCCAACGAGTACACCGAGCGGATCCACTCCCTGGCCGACGACCGCGTCCGGCTCCTCGGGGGCCTGTGGGACCAGGAGCTCCTCGACCAGCTTTACGGCGGGGCCGCGGTCTACCTCCACGGGCACTCCGTGGGGGGCACCAACCCCTCGCTGCTGCGCGCGATCGGGGCGGGGGCCGCCGTCGACGCCTTCGACGTCTCCTTCAACCGGGAGGTGCTCGGGCCCGCCGGTCGCTACTGGACCACCGCCGGTGACGTCCGCGCCCTCATCGAGTCCGCCGAGTCCGACCCGGCCGGCACGGCGGCGCGCGGCGAGCTCTCCCGGGAGCGGGCCGAGCGCTACGACTGGGATGCCGTCGCCGACTCCTACGAGGCGCTGTGCCGCCGCCTGGCCATCGGCGGCCCGGTGCACCACCGCCCCTCGGGACGCAGGACGGGGGCCTTCCCCGCATGA
- a CDS encoding glycosyltransferase family 4 protein, translating into MSTILVAHPSPDLYGSDLQLVETIHALVDAGHVVKVALPADGPLVPVLRQAGATVAIIPFTVLRKALLNPRGLVGLGAGAGPEALRLARIIRSSGARAVLTNTVTIPTWPLAARLAGVPAIAHAHEAEDSQPLIIRAGLYAPLLAARAVVANSGATRDVLLSAHPLLKKRTRVIHNGVPGPERPLPGPRDRAAGTPFRVALISRLSPRKGIDIALEAIGLLRAEGVDASLVVAGSVFPGYEWYEEQLRERISQPDLSGAVELLGYVNPTWPLLADADAVIVPSLGESFGNTAAEALHAGRPLVASRAQALREVVRDGETGLLVDPASPQALAAALAELERDPARARGLAAAGQADAAERFSVERYRSEIVDAVESLLQ; encoded by the coding sequence ATGAGCACGATCCTCGTCGCCCACCCCTCCCCCGACCTGTACGGATCCGACCTGCAACTGGTCGAGACCATCCACGCGCTCGTCGACGCCGGCCACGTGGTCAAGGTGGCTCTGCCCGCCGACGGCCCGCTCGTCCCGGTGCTGCGCCAGGCCGGGGCCACGGTGGCTATCATCCCCTTCACCGTGCTGCGCAAGGCGCTGCTCAACCCGCGCGGGCTGGTGGGGCTCGGCGCGGGAGCGGGGCCGGAGGCGCTGCGCCTGGCGAGGATCATCCGGTCCTCCGGGGCCCGGGCGGTGCTGACGAACACCGTGACGATCCCGACCTGGCCGCTGGCCGCGCGGCTCGCCGGCGTGCCGGCCATCGCCCACGCGCACGAGGCGGAGGACTCCCAGCCGCTCATCATCCGCGCCGGCCTCTACGCGCCGCTGCTGGCGGCGCGCGCCGTCGTCGCCAACTCGGGGGCGACCCGGGATGTCCTGCTGTCCGCTCACCCCTTGCTCAAGAAGCGCACGCGAGTGATCCACAACGGCGTCCCCGGCCCCGAGCGGCCCCTCCCGGGGCCGCGGGATCGGGCGGCGGGCACCCCCTTCCGAGTGGCTCTCATCTCCCGGCTCTCACCCCGCAAGGGGATCGACATCGCCTTGGAGGCCATCGGCCTGCTCCGCGCCGAGGGCGTGGACGCGAGCCTCGTGGTGGCCGGATCCGTCTTCCCAGGATACGAGTGGTACGAGGAGCAGCTGCGGGAGCGGATCAGCCAGCCGGACCTGAGCGGCGCCGTCGAGCTGCTGGGCTACGTCAACCCGACCTGGCCCCTCCTGGCCGACGCTGATGCGGTCATCGTCCCCTCGCTGGGCGAGTCCTTCGGCAACACGGCCGCCGAGGCCCTGCACGCGGGGCGCCCGCTCGTGGCCTCGCGCGCCCAGGCCCTCAGGGAGGTCGTGCGCGATGGCGAGACGGGGCTGCTCGTCGACCCGGCGTCGCCGCAGGCCCTGGCGGCGGCGCTGGCCGAGCTCGAGCGCGACCCCGCCCGGGCCCGCGGGCTCGCGGCGGCCGGGCAGGCGGACGCCGCCGAGCGCTTCTCCGTGGAGCGCTACCGCAGCGAGATCGTCGACGCCGTCGAGTCCCTCCTCCAATAA
- a CDS encoding lipopolysaccharide biosynthesis protein: MVVAGVFGLINTRLILSHFGADAYAQYGLLATFPTLLPFTDLGIGAVILNVVAGSTDPAHDSALRRTLTTAIRVLLVSTVVICTGGIVIQLLGAWPTLLGARLMDGGGATATICLLIYALALPLSVGQRIVVGLGRSATQVISSGVVSPAMTTLLMLAIVTRMDSGNAVSIYSYLANTLVSIICIIVAWRATGPLLRQAARDVPRLREVPGVKVINTAGPQLLQSLVLPIAFQTDRILLSHLGASDALAQYNLANTLFNLLTQTVVAAGVAMWPVFARARSAGRIASPLKPSGVFACVAGVMSLVMALLAPWAADILSDGAIHLPTLLIVAFAVSVVVEAGKYPLGMYMTDPRGLRFQVAPVLVLVPANFALSWVLIAPFGAAGPVLGSVISVFICQSIPYLWWVRRDLARRRRAGEEGGTPADDARPTTA; the protein is encoded by the coding sequence ATGGTCGTCGCAGGCGTCTTCGGCCTCATCAACACCCGGCTGATCCTCAGCCACTTCGGCGCCGACGCCTACGCCCAGTACGGCCTGCTGGCGACCTTCCCCACCCTCCTGCCCTTCACCGACCTGGGCATCGGCGCGGTCATCCTCAACGTCGTCGCCGGCTCGACCGATCCCGCTCATGACTCCGCGCTGCGCCGCACCCTGACCACCGCCATCCGCGTCCTGCTCGTCTCCACGGTGGTCATCTGCACCGGGGGCATCGTCATCCAGCTCCTGGGGGCGTGGCCCACCCTGCTTGGCGCCCGGCTCATGGATGGCGGCGGCGCGACCGCCACCATCTGCCTCCTCATCTACGCGCTCGCCCTGCCGCTGAGCGTGGGGCAGCGCATCGTCGTCGGGCTCGGCCGATCGGCCACCCAGGTCATCAGCTCCGGCGTCGTCTCCCCGGCGATGACGACCCTCCTCATGCTGGCCATCGTCACCCGCATGGACTCGGGCAACGCCGTGTCCATCTACTCCTACCTGGCCAACACGCTGGTCTCGATCATCTGCATCATCGTGGCCTGGCGGGCCACCGGCCCCCTCCTCCGGCAGGCCGCGCGCGACGTGCCCCGGCTGCGAGAGGTCCCCGGCGTCAAGGTCATCAACACCGCCGGTCCCCAACTCTTGCAGTCGCTCGTCCTGCCCATCGCCTTCCAGACCGACCGCATCCTCCTCAGCCACCTGGGCGCCTCCGACGCGCTCGCGCAGTACAACCTGGCCAACACGCTGTTCAACCTGCTCACGCAGACCGTCGTCGCCGCCGGCGTGGCCATGTGGCCGGTGTTCGCGAGGGCCCGCTCGGCCGGGCGGATCGCCAGCCCCCTCAAGCCCTCGGGGGTCTTCGCCTGCGTAGCTGGGGTGATGTCGCTCGTCATGGCGCTGCTGGCCCCCTGGGCCGCGGACATCCTGTCCGACGGCGCCATCCACCTGCCGACGCTGCTCATCGTGGCCTTCGCCGTGTCGGTCGTCGTTGAGGCCGGCAAGTACCCGTTGGGCATGTACATGACGGACCCGCGCGGCCTGCGCTTCCAGGTGGCCCCCGTCCTCGTGCTCGTCCCCGCCAACTTCGCCCTGTCCTGGGTCCTCATCGCGCCCTTCGGCGCGGCCGGACCCGTCTTGGGCTCCGTCATCTCCGTGTTCATCTGCCAGTCCATCCCCTACCTGTGGTGGGTGCGGCGCGACCTGGCGCGCCGTCGCCGGGCCGGTGAGGAGGGCGGGACTCCCGCCGACGACGCCCGTCCCACCACCGCCTGA
- a CDS encoding sugar transferase — MYLNDVAATIRPETGLPLARLPLAETTHGRLAWSSMRRDLLAWIVLSDLVAIATPSWIALPLGGAEATLAAMTIGILIIIGAWALGGLGTAAVDHGSIPLPTLFGLHALALPVSLLAHRALGSPLGPIAVTCLLAAQFVLILMGRVIESSHLRRRRMDGHALRRTLIVMGPGAEPMLHEMRRHPADGFLVIGYLSSGAPGSLRNAMAVPDADDLAQMVCEEMIDVVMTLGAVAPDDLRSLMRGLEGTHVRLIVAPGLQDVVPSRLTGLPVTHGWTALIGVKTRRTREFGKKVVDRLVGLALLLIASPIIGVAALAVRLESPGSPFYSQTRVGLGGTHFTMWKLRSMYADADARRAALIARGGDSGNQVLFKDSRDPRITRVGRILRRTSLDELPQLINVVRGEMSLVGPRPALPSEVARYDSEARRRLLVRPGMTGLWQVSGRSDLSWSSTVALDRHYVENRGALIDAKILAATARAVTGGKGAY, encoded by the coding sequence ATGTACCTGAATGATGTTGCGGCCACTATCAGGCCGGAGACCGGTCTGCCCTTGGCGCGCCTCCCCCTCGCCGAGACCACGCACGGCCGTCTCGCATGGTCCTCCATGCGCCGCGACCTCCTGGCCTGGATCGTGCTCAGCGACCTCGTCGCGATCGCCACCCCCTCCTGGATCGCCCTGCCCCTCGGCGGGGCCGAGGCCACCCTGGCCGCCATGACCATCGGCATCCTCATCATCATCGGCGCCTGGGCCCTGGGCGGACTGGGCACCGCCGCCGTTGACCACGGCTCCATCCCGCTGCCCACGCTCTTCGGCCTCCACGCGCTGGCCCTGCCGGTCAGCCTCCTGGCCCACCGGGCCCTGGGCTCCCCCCTCGGGCCGATCGCCGTGACCTGCCTGCTGGCCGCCCAGTTCGTCCTCATCCTGATGGGCAGGGTGATCGAGTCCAGCCATCTCCGCCGCCGCCGCATGGACGGCCACGCCCTGCGCCGCACCCTCATCGTCATGGGCCCCGGCGCCGAGCCGATGCTCCATGAGATGCGCCGCCACCCCGCCGACGGCTTCCTCGTCATCGGCTACCTCTCCTCCGGCGCCCCCGGGAGCCTGCGCAACGCGATGGCGGTTCCGGACGCCGACGACCTAGCCCAGATGGTCTGCGAGGAGATGATCGACGTCGTCATGACGCTCGGCGCGGTCGCCCCCGACGACCTGCGCTCCCTCATGCGCGGGCTGGAGGGCACCCACGTGCGCCTCATCGTCGCCCCCGGCCTCCAGGACGTCGTCCCGAGTCGCCTGACGGGCCTGCCGGTCACGCACGGCTGGACGGCGCTCATCGGCGTCAAGACCCGCCGCACCCGCGAATTCGGCAAGAAGGTCGTCGACAGGCTCGTCGGCCTGGCGCTCCTGCTCATCGCCTCGCCGATCATCGGGGTCGCGGCCCTGGCCGTGCGCCTGGAGTCGCCCGGCAGCCCCTTCTACTCCCAGACTCGCGTGGGCCTGGGCGGCACGCACTTCACGATGTGGAAGCTGCGCTCCATGTACGCCGACGCCGACGCCCGCCGGGCCGCGCTCATCGCCCGGGGCGGCGACTCGGGCAACCAGGTCCTGTTCAAGGACTCCCGCGACCCGCGGATCACCCGCGTGGGCCGGATCCTGCGTCGCACCTCCCTGGACGAGCTCCCCCAGCTCATCAACGTCGTGCGCGGCGAGATGAGCCTGGTGGGCCCCCGGCCGGCCCTGCCCAGTGAGGTCGCCCGGTACGACAGCGAGGCGCGCCGCCGTCTCCTCGTGCGCCCCGGCATGACCGGCCTGTGGCAGGTCTCGGGCCGCTCGGACCTGTCCTGGAGCTCGACCGTGGCCCTCGACCGCCACTACGTCGAGAACCGCGGCGCGCTGATCGACGCCAAGATCCTGGCCGCCACCGCGCGCGCCGTCACCGGCGGGAAGGGAGCCTACTGA
- a CDS encoding adenylyltransferase/cytidyltransferase family protein, which produces MIVGYVPGGFDMLHVGHLNILTTAAAHCDRLIAGVATDASLERMKGRGPIVPQHERMALVQALRMVDHVILDHDQDKRLAWRTAPFDVLFKGTDWRGTDKGRLLEEQMAEVGARVVYLPYTPTTSSTMLRRALLQEVASPEPEAGAAAATA; this is translated from the coding sequence ATGATCGTCGGCTATGTGCCCGGTGGCTTCGACATGCTTCACGTCGGCCATCTCAATATCCTCACAACTGCGGCCGCGCACTGTGACCGCCTCATCGCCGGAGTGGCCACGGACGCCTCCCTGGAACGGATGAAAGGCCGAGGTCCGATCGTGCCCCAGCACGAGCGGATGGCCCTCGTCCAGGCCCTGCGGATGGTCGATCACGTCATCCTCGATCACGATCAGGACAAGCGTCTGGCCTGGCGAACCGCCCCATTCGATGTACTCTTCAAGGGAACAGACTGGCGCGGCACCGACAAGGGCCGACTGCTCGAGGAGCAGATGGCGGAGGTCGGCGCCCGCGTCGTCTACCTGCCGTACACGCCGACGACCTCGTCGACGATGCTGCGCAGGGCCCTCCTCCAGGAGGTCGCGTCGCCCGAGCCCGAGGCCGGGGCAGCAGCGGCCACTGCGTGA
- a CDS encoding RDD family protein, whose amino-acid sequence MTATTTQAPKRDQRQAAPGPALPASPKARLLAVIIDILLGLVIGTIITLLAKGALGFLITAGVTAVGLLLARFALIATTGWTPGGRIAGVRMVDASNDNPSLVGAFVHTDLILITAGLGGLFMLRSAARDPEGMGWHDRLSRMRLISTKHSSSFAPPGGVSGPCSAPSGLAASPTSSPADEPTAMMTPSAVPSVEHLAGATGETLAAPSPTTPSAVPSVPAASSSAAGTGSDPASRLRHSIRHPMRRPHERSSSRAQEPGAVAILGSIPWSGEAPELDSPTLDGSGLDALNAGLVVGSVAPAPDGGATGPVIDAETPEADSAPAEAPALTTTSAPVTRAPSASMASAASAPIAPRVGRGHGAPPPTEPVDLRHMDLGAHSDGEDSLDSTVQSIRMPSAIEDTGATATLVPERDGGEIALAGVVVLGRDPVTSPEHPEASLLVLRGTSLSISKTHALLIPVVDGLWVTDLHSTNGTTIVHGGTSRRAVPGIPEPVFPGDRVLFGKVGYRVKD is encoded by the coding sequence GTGACCGCCACCACCACTCAGGCGCCGAAGCGGGACCAGCGACAAGCAGCCCCCGGTCCCGCGCTCCCGGCGTCCCCGAAGGCCCGCCTCCTCGCCGTCATCATCGACATCCTCCTGGGCCTGGTGATCGGCACCATCATCACGCTGCTCGCCAAGGGGGCGCTGGGCTTCCTGATCACCGCGGGTGTCACCGCGGTGGGGCTCCTCCTCGCCCGATTCGCCCTCATCGCGACCACGGGCTGGACGCCCGGCGGCAGGATCGCCGGGGTGCGGATGGTGGACGCCTCTAATGACAACCCCTCTCTCGTGGGGGCCTTCGTCCACACCGACCTCATCCTCATTACCGCTGGCCTCGGCGGCCTGTTCATGCTGCGCAGCGCGGCGAGGGACCCCGAGGGGATGGGCTGGCACGACCGCCTGAGCCGCATGCGCCTGATCTCCACGAAGCACTCCAGTTCCTTCGCCCCGCCCGGGGGAGTCAGCGGCCCGTGCTCCGCCCCCAGCGGCCTGGCCGCCTCCCCGACCAGTTCCCCGGCCGACGAGCCGACGGCGATGATGACGCCGTCAGCCGTGCCCTCCGTGGAGCATCTTGCGGGCGCCACCGGTGAGACCTTGGCCGCCCCCTCGCCGACCACCCCCTCGGCGGTGCCGTCGGTCCCGGCGGCCAGTTCTTCGGCGGCGGGGACGGGCTCCGATCCCGCCTCCCGCTTGCGCCACTCGATTCGCCACCCCATGCGCCGCCCCCACGAGCGCTCCTCCTCGCGCGCGCAGGAGCCCGGCGCCGTGGCGATCCTGGGCTCCATACCCTGGTCGGGGGAGGCCCCCGAGCTCGACAGCCCCACGCTCGACGGCAGTGGCTTGGACGCCCTGAACGCCGGCCTCGTCGTCGGTTCGGTGGCCCCCGCCCCCGACGGCGGCGCCACCGGGCCCGTCATCGATGCCGAGACCCCCGAGGCCGACTCGGCGCCCGCTGAGGCGCCGGCCCTCACCACCACGAGCGCGCCCGTCACCCGCGCCCCCAGCGCGAGCATGGCAAGCGCCGCGAGCGCGCCGATCGCGCCACGCGTCGGGCGGGGGCACGGCGCTCCTCCCCCGACGGAGCCGGTCGATCTGCGCCACATGGACCTGGGGGCGCACTCTGATGGCGAGGACTCCCTGGACTCCACCGTCCAGTCCATCCGCATGCCCTCCGCGATCGAGGACACCGGCGCCACCGCCACCCTCGTCCCCGAGCGGGATGGCGGGGAGATCGCGCTGGCCGGCGTCGTCGTCCTGGGCCGCGACCCGGTGACCTCGCCGGAGCACCCCGAGGCGAGCCTCCTCGTGCTGCGCGGGACCTCGCTGTCCATCTCCAAGACCCATGCCCTGCTCATCCCGGTTGTCGACGGCCTGTGGGTGACCGACCTGCACTCCACCAACGGCACCACCATCGTCCATGGGGGCACCTCGCGCCGCGCGGTCCCGGGGATCCCAGAACCTGTGTTTCCCGGCGATCGCGTTCTCTTCGGCAAGGTGGGGTACCGTGTCAAGGACTAG
- a CDS encoding TetR/AcrR family transcriptional regulator — protein sequence MPPKRTRMSASQRREQLIAVARALFADRGFEGTSIEEIAHRATVSKPVVYEHFGGKQGLYAVIVDRELTMISSTITEALRSSSSPSVIVERAALALLTYIENSPDGFRLLLAGSDRAAGTYSTLLSDVAIQVSGILAAQFRAHGLEASTAPLYAQMLVGIVAMPAQWWLEDRSMSKEAVAAHMVNLAWNGLRGLQPDPALRHPPALS from the coding sequence ATGCCCCCCAAGCGCACCCGGATGAGCGCCAGCCAGCGGCGCGAGCAACTCATTGCCGTGGCGCGCGCCCTGTTCGCGGACAGGGGCTTCGAGGGGACGAGCATCGAGGAGATCGCTCACCGGGCCACGGTCTCCAAGCCGGTGGTCTATGAGCACTTCGGCGGCAAGCAGGGTCTTTACGCCGTCATCGTGGACCGCGAGCTGACGATGATCTCCTCCACGATCACCGAGGCGCTGCGCTCCTCAAGCAGTCCCTCGGTGATCGTCGAGCGCGCGGCGCTGGCCCTGCTGACCTACATCGAGAACTCGCCCGACGGCTTCCGCCTGCTGTTGGCAGGCAGTGACCGCGCCGCGGGGACGTATTCCACGCTCCTGTCCGATGTCGCCATCCAGGTCTCCGGCATCCTCGCCGCGCAGTTCCGCGCCCACGGGCTTGAGGCCTCCACCGCGCCGCTGTACGCCCAGATGCTCGTCGGCATCGTCGCCATGCCGGCCCAGTGGTGGCTGGAGGACCGCTCCATGAGCAAGGAAGCGGTGGCGGCCCACATGGTCAACCTCGCTTGGAATGGCTTGCGGGGCCTCCAACCGGATCCGGCGCTGCGCCACCCGCCGGCGCTTTCGTGA
- a CDS encoding LppP/LprE family lipoprotein gives MPRSSALAPVGALLLALALTACGGGATGTAPASGGAASTANASEAGAQPPQAPTEQCAAMGGATAVAGSLDEVPAPPAGMNWSPGEADLSTYDRCAPLSWVTLPVHGATASSPYQIMLFHHGEYVGTASLKSYGFKPAVERIDDATIQATYTWPKDGESNAGASGRSVSTFTWDDASGSVTHSGEWPPSAG, from the coding sequence ATGCCCCGATCGTCCGCTCTGGCGCCCGTTGGCGCCCTCCTCCTCGCACTGGCCCTGACCGCCTGCGGGGGCGGCGCCACCGGCACCGCCCCGGCCAGTGGCGGCGCGGCGTCCACCGCCAACGCCTCGGAGGCTGGCGCGCAGCCGCCCCAGGCCCCCACCGAGCAGTGCGCGGCCATGGGGGGCGCGACCGCCGTCGCCGGCTCCCTCGACGAAGTCCCGGCGCCCCCGGCGGGGATGAACTGGAGCCCCGGCGAGGCCGATCTGAGCACCTACGACCGCTGCGCGCCGCTGTCCTGGGTGACGCTGCCGGTCCACGGCGCCACCGCGTCGTCGCCCTACCAGATCATGCTCTTCCACCACGGCGAGTACGTCGGCACCGCGTCCCTTAAGTCCTACGGCTTCAAGCCCGCCGTAGAGCGCATCGACGACGCGACGATCCAGGCCACTTACACCTGGCCGAAGGACGGGGAGTCCAACGCCGGCGCGAGCGGCCGCTCCGTGTCCACCTTCACCTGGGACGACGCCTCGGGCAGCGTGACTCACAGCGGCGAGTGGCCGCCGAGCGCCGGCTGA
- a CDS encoding CDP-alcohol phosphatidyltransferase family protein, with product MRTSKPVSPGPAGGARPSIGESIRALSTAQKAKAGAPLYSRLVNRPLGRVLAAVAHRLGATPDQVTILSAACTMTGIILIAALPLTVWAALVTAGLLVLGYALDSADGQLARLRHGGSKAGEWLDHVADAIKLSSLHLAIAISLFRFADVVASRPVLLLLPLAYSAVQNVHFFTYILTYQLRYNGGTPLAKDEGRAGMLKSILSAPTDYGLLCVVLALRWAPEPFLVIYAFMLLGSAGYLALALPKWYRDMRAL from the coding sequence ATGAGAACCTCGAAGCCAGTGAGTCCCGGCCCCGCCGGCGGCGCGCGCCCCAGCATCGGTGAGTCGATTCGGGCGCTGTCGACCGCGCAGAAGGCCAAGGCGGGCGCCCCCCTGTACTCGCGCCTGGTCAACCGCCCGCTGGGAAGGGTGCTGGCCGCCGTCGCGCACCGCCTGGGCGCCACCCCGGACCAGGTCACCATCCTGTCCGCGGCCTGCACGATGACCGGCATCATCCTCATCGCCGCCCTGCCGCTGACCGTGTGGGCCGCGCTCGTGACGGCGGGCCTGCTTGTGCTCGGCTACGCGCTCGACTCCGCCGACGGCCAGCTCGCCAGGCTCCGCCACGGCGGCTCGAAGGCGGGGGAGTGGCTTGATCACGTCGCCGACGCGATCAAGCTCTCCAGCCTCCACTTGGCCATCGCGATCTCACTGTTCCGCTTCGCCGACGTCGTCGCCTCCCGGCCGGTTCTGCTGCTTCTGCCGCTGGCCTACAGCGCCGTGCAGAACGTCCACTTCTTCACCTACATTCTGACCTACCAGCTGCGCTACAACGGTGGGACCCCGCTGGCCAAGGATGAGGGGCGCGCGGGGATGCTCAAGTCGATCCTGTCCGCGCCCACGGACTACGGGCTGCTGTGCGTCGTGCTTGCGCTGCGCTGGGCGCCAGAGCCCTTCCTCGTGATCTACGCGTTCATGCTCCTGGGGTCGGCCGGCTACCTCGCCCTGGCCCTGCCCAAGTGGTACCGGGACATGCGAGCCCTCTGA